The window aagaagaagaagaagaagaagaagaagaacctgCACCTAAACGTGCTTGTTGCTTGTTATTCACTTATCAATTCAACAAAGGAGATATTGACATCTTAacaggaaaaagcaagaaacacacaaaggaaatacaacaacaaaatgacaacaggCAAACCCAATACTATTTCATTCCAagtcaacaactttgtcaaaCTAACTAAGTGGGCAAACGTCCATTACACCCAAACACACTTCTTggtaaagtaattgaaaaagaaCATGGATTTATGAAAGTCGCAACCATACAAATTACTGAAGACATGAATTTGTCATTAGCCACAACTTAAACGATAAGTGCAAAAAAAGCACTTGACCAGTGACACGTGTCCAAGAggtgcaaaaacaaggaaatgactTCTCATTGTTCAACTACATACAAGTAATTACTGTTTAATAAAGGTTACAAACTTTGTGAAATTccagaagaagaaaaaactttgaatttgattgttCAAGTACTTATAACCGCAAAGGGGTTTTCTGCTGAACTACATTTGTACAAGTAACTGTACATCATTCAATAATCTACGCTATAAAAAGTCAATTTTTGGAtgttttttccttccaaaaaccagaaaaacaAGTCACATGAAAGTAATTCTTATtaaacaaggttttgttttatgCTGCTCTGAGATTAATTGAGAATTGGTTATCATGCGtagtatgcctaaccccaaccttaatgctaaccatttaaaatcagtgcctagaCTTAATAACAAGCAAAGGCACTTTTACAGACTAAGGGCCGGGTCGCACTTGTAAAATTTCGGTCAAATTTGTGTTTGTTTTAGATTAAAAATCTGTCATCATGTCACGTTTCCTAATGGCACCGGCTTTTTGCCAgttcaaaaaaaattggaaaaatctACTAAACTTCAAAGGCGCCGTAGTGCATGGGTGGGGCTGGCtgattttgaaaaaatcgaggaaaagaaaggaagccGCTTCCGGAGCTGTCATGACTAATCGATTTGACCCATAGCAAGTCCATCCTCTACTTTCATAGCGGGAAACTTGTAATTATTACGCGCGTGCTTTTAGCATGGACGGACGATTTCCTTATTATTATGCGCCGGGATCTTTCCCAATGGGTTTTCACGACTTCAGCTGCTATAGCCCTATGCAGGCTAGACCAGACTTGCACTTATCAGGGCCTAGCGGTATTTTGGCGAGTGCTCAGAACCGATCCATCAGTCCAACATCAACTTCTAGCAATAGCTCGAATAGCCCGAGTGGTTCGACCATCGAAAGCGTCAGCAATGTGCTGGATGTGGAAGCGACGGGAGAAGATGCAGCTCAGACAAATAAGAAACAGTACGACAAAAGGACGAGTGAGGAACAGAAAGCTCTGATAAGCCTTTGGGCTGACCGGCATGAGCGATTGGAAAGTAAAGACGCGCGGAAGATTTGGGATGAAATTGCGCGGGAAATTAATCGAAAGTTTGGAACCACTCGCTCGGGAGAAAAATGTCAAACGAAAATGAAATATCTCATCGAGAGATACAAAAAGGCCAAGGATTGGAACAGTCACCAGACTGGTGGACACAGATGGAAGGTTGTCTTTTACGATGAAATAGATGCTGTCCTTGGATGCCGGGACGTAGTTACGTTACGACACGTAGCCGAAGCCGGAACGAGTGCATCAACTTCTACTCTCAACTCCGACGCAAGCGAGTCCAATAACAGCGAATTACCAGGACAAGACACTAGCCCCGAAGCTCGAACGGAGTGCAAAGAGAAACGTAAAAGAGCTAGGCCTGAAGATGGGAATGAAGAAGGAGACCTGATTAAATCGTCCATGTTAGGAATGGAAAAACAGCGAAAGGAAATGAACGCATTTATGGAGAACTTTGCAAGGGTTCAAGAGCAACAAGCTAACACAATGAATGCACTAGTTGGGGCCCTAACAAATTTCTTACAAAATAGCAGTAACGCCAACAAATGACTGGAATAGTGAATTTGAAACAATCGTTTACAGAGACAACAAAGCGTTACAGTTCCTTCTTTGAAACATTTCCATGTATATTCAAATGTTACATTGCCGCCTCCGTCGAAGTTGTTTTAAAAACTATGATTTAAAAAGAAGTCAATGACTGACCGTCGGTTAATTTCGGAGTGTTTGGACATTAAATTGTGCTATAATTTTGGGTTGAATACATTTATATATGATCTTTCAATTTATAATGTTATCATTATTTTACAATCTCATCTGTTAAGAAATCAGTTTTGTAGCTATGGACTATTGCCGAAAACAgtgtaataataaataacttaaACCAAACTACATTGGTTAGTCATAGGGTGGGTACATACATAAaggtttaaagaaaatctttaAGGACTTCCCTTATGTTATCCCCGTCTCGGATCCGTTCGGAGGTGGACCTCCAGGGTCACAATCATCTTCGCCTTCTTCGTCTCCCCATTCATCGCCGCTTCTGATGCAAATGTTGTGCAAAACGGCACAGGCTACCGCATTACGTACTGCAAATGGTATTCCACTGTCAAATCGTTTGAGAAGTATTCTCCATCTACTTTTTAAAACACCAAAAGCGCATTCAACCTTCACTCTTGCAGATGAAAGTTCCTTATTAAATGCTATTTCCCTTGGGTCCCGTGTGCCCTCTGGGTAAGGCTTCATTAGCCAAGGGGAAAGAGGATAGACACTATCACCCAAAAGGTACGGACCTATGTCATGACCAGTCACATTAACAGTCGGCTGGGTAAGGATATTCCCATTTTCTGCTCTTTGAAAGATGGTGCTGCGCCTCAGTACACGAGCATCGTGCATGCTTCCAGGATATCCACATGCAAAGTCCATAAaattttttttgccatcaacaaTAGCTTGGATTATAAAGTCGTGTTGTTGATACCGACTAAAATAATCCGGTGCACTGTCATTGGTGCTTTAATTCTAATATGCGAAGCGTCAATAGCTCCAACAACGTTTGGTAGATTGGTGAGCTCTGCAAACGTAGCAATCGATGCATTGACCTCAGCGATAGTCTCCGGAAATTTTATATACTCGTCACGAAGTTCATAGAGACCATTTACAACGTCTTGTACGCCCTCGATAACAGTCGATTTGCCTACGTTAAATACCGGGCCAATGCTGGAATATGAATTTCTGTGGGCCAAGCGGTATAGCCCCAAAGCAAGAACTTTCGCTGGAGGTAAACAATTCCTGAATCGCGTGTTTCGCCTCTCTAATCTCCGGCCCAAGATATGGAGTATTGTTTCGAAAGTGTTCCTGTTAACCCTTAACTGCTGTCGAAAGTACTCCTGTGGAATTGTCGGGTCGTTATAATGGATGTCAAACCACGATTCGGCTGGGCGAGGAATAGTCCATGTGTAGGGCCTATTACGAACTCGACGGCAACGTCTTCGTCTTCTCAGAATCGCGATGTTCAGCATTTCCCTATATATATTCATTTGCCCATCTCTGATAGAGAATGAAAAAGGCAAACATTTGCTGCAGTTGAATGTTGATAATTTGAAGAAGTAAAACAGCAATAGCCAAGCAAAACGCCTGATTTGCATTCATGTTTACCAAAATCACCACACATTTACCGCGCAGTTGGCGGGTCGATCTGAAATCTGATCACTGATATGTAATTTTCAGTGCGACCCTGATAAATGTTCTCAAATTTTTAGCACTTCCGTTTGCGGTTTCAAATTTTTAGAAGTTTTCGCGTGGgctaattttggtttttgactGTAGTGCGACCCGGCCCTAACTCGTGAAAAACTTACGCTAACCACATTCCCTTAACTTCCAGCACcgatttacttaccaatatacacgtacttgctaacaattgatggactttttgttgatgtttcctactttcaatttcaacctagtttaaactTAAATTTACATAGGTTGAAATCGTTTCAACCTGAATTTCGAATTTACCTTTAAcctatatatataatatttttaaaagaattatttatttatttatttatttatttatttatttattttattttattttaaaggaaaaaaaggtatacagttacaaaataaaacaaactagTGAACAGAAATAGAGAGTACAGTAAATTACCGATGATTGATGGCTAGTTCCTCAAGTCCGAGGATCATTGGGAAGGTTGTCCCTGACGGCAAGCCCTCTGGTGGCTGTGAAGGCCTATCCTTGATCTGCATACTCATCGACACCCTGGGCATGGGAATCCTTGGGCAGGGGGGCTCCCAAATGCTGAAGCCTTCCTCTTTCTTCGTCTCTCCTCCGCGATCTCTTTCCTGGTTGTCTCAAATGCTGCCGAGCCTCGCTTTACCAGTGCCTCCCAGCTAACCCTTTCTCTGGCTCTGCTTTCCCAGTCTTTTTCCGGGATTTCGGCTGCGCGATGCAGTCGCCTCAGCTGATCTTTAAAGCGCTTTCTAGGGGCGCCCCTGTCTCGTTTGCCCTGGCACATTTCTCCATAAAACACGGCTTTGGGCACTCTCGTGTCCTCCATGCGAGACAGATGGCCTGCCCAGCGTAGCTGTCTGGTCAGAAGCATGGCCTCGATGCTGGTAATGTCGGCTCGCTCCAAGACTTCGTTGTTAGTCACACAGTCCTTCCACCGGATGCCCATGATGGACCGGAGTCATCGTTGGTGAAAGTGCTCCAGAAGCTGCACCTGCTTCCGGTACAGAATCCAGGTCTCGGAACCGTAAAGGAGAGTGGTGACCACTGCTGCACTGTATACCAGGATCTTTGTTTCGAGCCGCAGTGAGTGATTCTTCCATACACGCTTTTGTAGACGGCCAATGGAGCTGCTAGCTTTCGCTAAGCGGTTGTCCACATCCTTGGCGATAGTGGCATCATTAGAGATAGCGCTCCCGAGGTATGTGAAATGCTCAACGGTGTTCAGCAAGTTTCCACCAATACTGATGCTTGGAGGGTAGTAGGTTCCACGTGGAGGATTCTGGTACAGTCCTTCGGTTTTCTTGAGGCTGATTGTCAGGTCGAAAGCCTTCGCTGCATCTGAAAAGCGGTTGACAACTGATTGCAGGGCTATTTCACTGTGTGCAAGAAGGGCGCAGTCGGCTGCAAATAGCAGCTCTAGGATCACCTCCTCAAGAGGTTTGGTGTGGGCCATGGGTCTGTGGAGGTTAAAGACACTCCCATCCGTTCGGAACCGTATGTAAATCCCTTCTGTCACGTCCTTCTTTTCTTCTCCGAGCAACATGCTGAAAAAGATTGCGAAGAGCTTGGTGCGAGGACACATCCTTGTTTGACGCCGTTGACGATGGGGAAGGGGACGGAAAGGTCGCCGCTGTGCCTCATCTACCCCATCTGACTTACGTGGAACTGTTGCAGTATGTTCAGGAACTTTGGAGGGCAGCCCAACCTTGCAAGGATCTTCCAGAGCCCATCTCGGCTGACCGTATCAAAGGCCATAGTAAGATCGATCAATGCTGCGTAGAGTCCCATGTTTTGCCTCCTGCTCTTCTCCTGTATTTGGTGCAGGACAAAGATCATGTCTGTGGTTCCTCGATTAGCTCTGAACCCACACTCACTTTCTGACAGGTTTTATTCGGCGATTGAAGGGATGAGTCTGTCCTGGCTGTACCCTTGTCACGATTTTCCGCGCAATGGATAGTAGTGTAACGCCTTTATAGTTGCGACACTCTGATTTCACTCCTTTGTTCTTGTACAAAGAGACTATGACGGCATTGCGAAGATCTTGTGGGACAACTTCACATTCCCAACATTCCTGGAACAAATCACTCAGTTTTGCAAAGAAGAGTGTCAATCCCATTCTTGTACACCTCTTCTGGTACGCCGTCGACTCCAGGGGCAATTGCTGCTTTCACTTCTTGCTGGATTGGTGGTATATCAAGCGCTGTCTTTACTGCTTGTTGGGGAATCTTCCTGATTGCCTCTTCCTGAGCCTGGCGTTTGTCCCCAAACAGGTTCTCATAGCGCTCAGTTCAGCGGTGGAGGATTGATTACTTGTCAGTGAGGAGGCTATGGTCACCTGACGATCTCAAGGGAGCTTGCACTTGCTGCATTGGGCCATAGACTGCACGCAGTGCCTCGTAGAAGGCGCAGGTGTTTCCAGTGTCTGCATAAAGCTGAGTCTGCTCTGCAAGGGCTATCCACCACTTGTTTGTTCTTCATTTCTCTCACCTTGTTCTGAACTGTGGTGCATACATTTTTGTAGCTTCTGGAGGAGGTCTTGTATCTCCACATTATTCTCATCAAACCAGTCCCTATTTTTCCTTTTGAGTACCCTGCTACTTCTGCTGATGTCTCCAGGAAAACGTTTTTCAGCCGCTGCCACTGAACCTCTAGGCTTGGGTCCTCCTCCAATGAGCCATCATCTTTGTTGTTTAGACGCTCTGCCAATCTGTTCTGGAATTAATTGAAATCTGGAATATCTATCCTGGAGTTTACGGCTAATGTACTAATTATTAactggcaaacatttcttcaattgccggcgtcaaaattgtttctgttcttgCTAAAAATGTTAAGTTCCACTCTGCAAGTAAGTCCTGTCATAGCAGACTAGATAAAGCGCAAAATCGTTCATTATGCTGTGAAAGAGAAGTCTAAATTTCACACTAATAGTACCAAAAGTAAATCCCTTTTAAATGAGAtaagttttttgaaagaaagatttcttCTGTCAGCGAAATCAGGCTTTCACTCCTCAAGTGCAAAGGAAATCACAATCCAGACAGCAACCAAGTTTGCTTCCACAGCAAATCACGGAGCAGTAAATAATTCTGCTCACTTGAACAGTGTCATGTCAATTCTTGAGGGTCTAAACGATAAAAGATCAGATCCACGAGTATCCCACGAGATGTtcaccctgaaagtaaacacaagcaagccacaacagccgggcgcatttgttattgaacaccaaacagaaaaatcagctgtccttcggaagaaagttgtaattccttttccatcagtcttaggattagaacttgatgaaagaaaaataactctggatactttcgaaccaccacaaatgttttacaaaaggaaaaatgaatctCGAGTAAACTCGGCGTGGTCAGAACcctttgaaaacttcaatcctgcaggttccagtttgtcatcaacaaccaacaaaGCTCGAGCGCAAATTCAATTGCAGCGACCAAACGAAGGCTTCTCCACATTAATCCACTCAGATGGAAATCTTAAGAAAGCAGCTGAAGCGGGAATTCGGGAAACGTACACGCATTCAAGTCAGGAAATGCTGGAGCCAGAGGCATTTTTTCCAGTGCCTGGCAAAGACGCGACGTTAGTTCGTGCAGCACAGCTCGCCGTCTTGGAACTACTAAAACAACCAGATGGAACCAGAGATGTAACgtggctgataaaaatgttcaacgggatccagcaacagttcaagaaatctttaagccaaagaatgtctagtgttccagttagccttgtcgacaaagaagaataaaacttAATAAAAGCGACATGCGTGTAAATttggaataagttaccttgtgaaattcgccatctatccaaaaacaattttaaaattaaaatccacaatatcctactccaaagactttcagaagaaaatgactatattgatttatctgtcttaataacaaaaatatattagtactttggcttttcatatttacactttgtattggtttgattttagatg of the Montipora foliosa isolate CH-2021 chromosome 14, ASM3666993v2, whole genome shotgun sequence genome contains:
- the LOC137985503 gene encoding uncharacterized protein; this translates as MGIRWKDCVTNNEVLERADITSIEAMLLTRQLRWAGHLSRMEDTRVPKAVFYGEMCQGKRDRGAPRKRFKDQLRRLHRAAEIPEKDWESRARERVSWEALVKRGSAAFETTRKEIAEERRRKRKASAFGSPPAQGFPCPGCR